Part of the Pseudodesulfovibrio mercurii genome is shown below.
CAAAAATCCGTGCCCTCGTAGGCAAGCGTCAGTCGGATGCGCGTCATGGGCATGCTATACGTGAACCCGGTGCGCAGTTCAACGGCGCAAAAAAAGGCGGGCGGCCCGAAGACCGCCCGCCTGTTTCATACGAAGTCGCGCTACTGCTGGAAGGGAATCTGGAGCTTGGTCAGGGCCTCGGAGAGCTTGGCCGCCTTCTTGGACTCCACAAAGGACAGGATCTCGCCCGCCTGCCTGCCGCGCATGCCGGACAGGACCTTGACGGCCAGGTCCTCGTCCATGTCCTGGAGGATCTCGGCGGCCTTCTTGGCCTTGGTGTTGGAGAGCATGTCGACCAGCTGCTTGACCCGCTGGTCCTTGATCTGCTTGGCCTCGTCGAGCATGGACTTGATCTCGTCGTGGAGCTTCTGGACCTTTTCGGCCTCGGCCTTGATGGAGGCCTCCATCTCGTTCAGGGTCCGCTCCTTGATGGCCAGCTCCTCTTCCTTCTTCTTGAGGGCCTTCCACTCCGAGGGCATGTCCGCCTCGGTGCGTTTCTCGGACGCGGCCTGATCCATGGCCGTCTCGGCCTTGGCCGCGCGGTTGGCCGCGGAGTCCGCCTTGTCGGCCACGGGCGTGGACGACGCGGCCGGGGCGGCGGGAGCGCCGCTGTCCTGGGCCGACGCGGTCTCGCCGGAAAATACGTCGGGCAGCACCGTCTCCACCGCCTTGAGCGTCAGGGAATCGACGCTCAACAGGCCGAACACGGCGAGCTTGAGCAGGGCCAGGAAGATGAGGCTGACAAGGACCTTAGTGATCGTGAGGCTCGTACCGGAGCGTTGCCATCTCGTCGTTTTCCTTTTCTTCGCGGGCGTTTTCTTGGTCATGATGCCTCTTGGCTTGCGTTTGCTTGAGCTTCTCCAGAAGCTTCCTGTCCTTGGACCGTTCCACGGCCTCCGCGCGGCAACGTTGCAATTTGAGTTCCAAACCGTTCAGTTCCACGCGGGCGATGGACACATCCTGGGACAGGGCGTCCCGGTACTGCCGCCACAGCCACATGTCGTTGGCCGAGGTGCGCGACTCGGCCTGGGCGGCCAGGTGGGCCGCAAGCCGCCGTTCGAGGTCGGCCAGCCTGTCGGCCTGGGCGTCGCGGGCCACCTGGGCCCGGGCCAGGGCGCCCCTGGCCTGCTCCTCCAACTGCTCGCGGTAGTCGAGCACCTTGTCGAGCTTGAAGTGAAACGGCCTGGCCATACGCTCCCCCGTGCCCGGACGGCCTGGCTAGGCGTCCGCCCCGGCGGGCTTTCCGGCCATGCCGCAGTAGCCCGTGCCCTTTTCCCGGTCCACCCAGCGCCACATCATGCACTGGGTCACCTGACACATCTTCATGCGGTCGTCGTGGGTCATGAGCAGGGGACAGAACAGGAACTTGGCGTCATCCACGTGTACGAGCACTGCGCTACTCCTTGGGCTGGGCCGGGGCGCGGCCAATGAAAACGGCGCGCCGAACCGGTCGGCGCGCCGTCAATATAGCGTGTATC
Proteins encoded:
- a CDS encoding MotE family protein; its protein translation is MTKKTPAKKRKTTRWQRSGTSLTITKVLVSLIFLALLKLAVFGLLSVDSLTLKAVETVLPDVFSGETASAQDSGAPAAPAASSTPVADKADSAANRAAKAETAMDQAASEKRTEADMPSEWKALKKKEEELAIKERTLNEMEASIKAEAEKVQKLHDEIKSMLDEAKQIKDQRVKQLVDMLSNTKAKKAAEILQDMDEDLAVKVLSGMRGRQAGEILSFVESKKAAKLSEALTKLQIPFQQ
- the fliJ gene encoding flagellar export protein FliJ encodes the protein MARPFHFKLDKVLDYREQLEEQARGALARAQVARDAQADRLADLERRLAAHLAAQAESRTSANDMWLWRQYRDALSQDVSIARVELNGLELKLQRCRAEAVERSKDRKLLEKLKQTQAKRHHDQENAREEKENDEMATLRYEPHDH